Proteins from a single region of Fusobacterium gonidiaformans ATCC 25563:
- a CDS encoding DUF3798 domain-containing protein has protein sequence MKKYVLAFIVSLSLIVFAACGKKAPEEAKDVARASKEVGANYHIGVVSGTVSQSEDGLRGAEAVVKEYGALENGGRVVHVTFPDNFMQEQETTISKIVSLADDPEMKVIVMAEAIPGTSAAFKAIKEKRPDIILLANTPHEDPELISQYADVSVHPDSVARGYLIVKAAHDLGAKKFMHISFPRHLGYELIARRRAIFQAAAKDLGMEYIEMSAPDPVSDVGVPGAQQFILEQVPNWLDKYGKDVAFFATNDAQTEPLLKKIAEIGGYFIEADLPSPTMGYPGALGVQFAEDEKGDWPKILAKVEEAVKNAGGSGRMGTWAYSYNFASVQALTDFAMKHLDNGTDLKDFSALLESYQKYTPGAGWNGSNYVDANGVEKDNFFMLYQDTYVFGKGYLHMTDEKVPEKYFEIKK, from the coding sequence ATGAAAAAGTATGTATTGGCTTTTATCGTTAGTTTATCATTGATTGTATTTGCAGCTTGTGGGAAGAAAGCTCCAGAGGAAGCAAAAGATGTAGCCAGAGCATCGAAAGAAGTAGGTGCTAATTATCATATCGGAGTTGTTTCCGGAACGGTATCTCAATCAGAAGATGGATTACGAGGAGCAGAGGCTGTCGTGAAAGAATATGGAGCTTTAGAAAATGGTGGAAGAGTGGTTCATGTTACTTTCCCGGATAATTTTATGCAAGAACAAGAGACCACAATCTCTAAAATTGTATCTTTAGCAGATGATCCTGAAATGAAAGTGATTGTAATGGCAGAAGCCATTCCTGGAACGTCAGCAGCTTTTAAGGCAATTAAAGAAAAAAGACCGGATATTATTTTATTAGCAAATACACCACATGAAGATCCGGAATTGATTTCTCAATATGCAGATGTATCTGTTCATCCGGACAGTGTGGCAAGAGGATATTTGATTGTGAAAGCAGCTCATGATTTAGGAGCAAAGAAATTCATGCATATTTCTTTCCCTAGACACTTGGGATATGAATTGATTGCTAGAAGAAGAGCTATTTTCCAAGCAGCTGCAAAAGATTTAGGAATGGAATATATTGAAATGTCAGCTCCGGATCCGGTAAGTGATGTAGGAGTTCCGGGAGCACAACAATTTATCTTAGAACAAGTTCCAAATTGGTTAGATAAATATGGAAAAGATGTTGCATTCTTTGCAACAAATGATGCTCAAACAGAACCTTTATTAAAGAAAATTGCAGAAATTGGGGGATATTTTATTGAAGCAGATTTACCATCTCCAACGATGGGATATCCTGGAGCTTTAGGAGTACAATTTGCGGAAGATGAAAAAGGAGATTGGCCAAAGATTTTAGCGAAAGTGGAAGAAGCTGTTAAAAATGCAGGTGGATCCGGAAGAATGGGAACTTGGGCTTATTCTTATAACTTTGCTTCTGTACAAGCATTAACAGATTTTGCAATGAAACATCTAGACAATGGAACAGATTTGAAAGACTTTAGTGCTTTGTTAGAATCTTATCAAAAATATACTCCGGGAGCTGGATGGAACGGAAGTAATTATGTGGATGCTAATGGAGTGGAAAAAGATAATTTCTTTATGCTATATCAAGATACTTATGTGTTTGGAAAAGGATACTTGCATATGACAGATGAAAAAGTTCCGGAAAAATATTTTGAAATCAAGAAGTAA